CAGTTCTGACCGCCATTATGAGATTGACAAACACCAATATTATTTGAAGAGATAAACATATTTTGCGGATTTAATGGATTTATAGAAATACCAGAAACAACAAAATGATAAGGCGCTGACGGCAGCGGCATGTCATTATTAATATTATTCCAGCTTTCGCCGCTATCGGTTGATTCGAATAAACCTAAATAGTAGCTGCTTACATAAATATGATCGGCATCAGATGGATGGAATTCGATATCCTGAATAAATTCACCTTCCGATATTTCGGGCAGATCATCGGCTTGATGCCATGTTTCACCCCTATCATGAGAGATAAAAACCCTGTTAATTGCGTCGCCAACCGCTATTGTATTGGGGTCGGTTGGCGCAACCTCTACTACGGTATACCACATGTTTACCGGAATGTCATATGTGTACAGAGTCCAGCTTTCCCCAAAATCATCCGAGAAGTACAAACCTTGATCGGAGGTTAGGAAAAATCTTCGGGCCTCCTCATTATAACTCGAAATTGCAATATCAATATAAAATCTATCATTGGGCAAACCACTATTGAAAAATTCCCAACTCTCGCCATTATTCAATGTACGATAGAAACCGGAAGCACCTTGCGGCGGATAAGTAGTCGACCCTGTAGCGATATATATATTATCGGGATAATACTCATCAAACTCAACAGTAAGAGCTTTATGCTCTATAGGATATCCAATATCAATATAGTCCCATGTCTGACCGCAATCAGGGGAACTATAGATGCCATTTCGCGCGGCAACGATTGTGAAATCAGGATTAAAGTTACTCACTGCTAAATCCCAAGTTTCCACACAATTGATATTCGAGCTTATTTTTAACCAAGTTTCTCCATCATCCGTGCTTTTGTAAATACCGTCATGATAAGTGCCCAGATATAGAATCCCATTTGTAGTGTCTAATTCCATTGAAGCAGTTTGAACAACTTTTAAACCATTATTAATACTTCGCCATGTCTCACCGCCATCAGAGCTTTTTAATACACCATCTTCTGCCGTGCAGATTATAATAGTATTGCGATCAGATGGTAAAACTTTTACAGCTTTTATTGCCGGAGTATTAAGACCTGTTGGCGTTATATCAATCCATGATTGCCCGCCATTATAAGATTTAGCCAAACAATCCCCATTCCCCTCGTAATTCGCGTACGAAAAATACAGAATCTCGGAATCGACAGGATCTACTTCAATGCAGGTACCGAAACCGGAAGAGTCTATATTATTTTGAATATTATTCCAGGTTTCTCCTCGGTCATCGCTTTTCCAGATACCCAAGCCATGACCCAAACCACCTGCAGCCCAATAAATATTATCGGGATTGTTATAATCTACAGTTATGTACTTAGTTCCAATATACTGGGGCATATCAGGTCTTAGCCAGTTTTGCCCACCATCTGTAGACATCCACGCTATTATTGGTCCTCCGGTAAAAATCAGATTAGGATCGGTAGGATGAATCAGTAATGCCCTGTATTCTCTATCCCGGCTTTCTGGCGGCGAAAATTGAACCCAGTTTTCACCGTCATCGGAGCTTTTAAAAATACCGGTTACAGACGCGGCATAAACCGTATCGGGCACAAATGGGTGAAAGGTGATTATGCGCATACAGGAGAACAAACCGCCGTTATCAAGATGATGCCAGTTTTCGCCGCCATCGATGGTTTTGTATACACCATTTACGATTGTACCAAGATATACAGTATGCGGACTGAAAGGTTTAATGGCTATTGTTTTAACACTGCCGCCTGATGGTCCGTTGGTAGCCCATTGGTTTTCATCAGCGAAAACCGAAGACAATAAAATTCCTACAACTAAT
The window above is part of the Candidatus Zixiibacteriota bacterium genome. Proteins encoded here:
- a CDS encoding T9SS type A sorting domain-containing protein; this translates as MCNKSITLNILALLVVGILLSSVFADENQWATNGPSGGSVKTIAIKPFSPHTVYLGTIVNGVYKTIDGGENWHHLDNGGLFSCMRIITFHPFVPDTVYAASVTGIFKSSDDGENWVQFSPPESRDREYRALLIHPTDPNLIFTGGPIIAWMSTDGGQNWLRPDMPQYIGTKYITVDYNNPDNIYWAAGGLGHGLGIWKSDDRGETWNNIQNNIDSSGFGTCIEVDPVDSEILYFSYANYEGNGDCLAKSYNGGQSWIDITPTGLNTPAIKAVKVLPSDRNTIIICTAEDGVLKSSDGGETWRSINNGLKVVQTASMELDTTNGILYLGTYHDGIYKSTDDGETWLKISSNINCVETWDLAVSNFNPDFTIVAARNGIYSSPDCGQTWDYIDIGYPIEHKALTVEFDEYYPDNIYIATGSTTYPPQGASGFYRTLNNGESWEFFNSGLPNDRFYIDIAISSYNEEARRFFLTSDQGLYFSDDFGESWTLYTYDIPVNMWYTVVEVAPTDPNTIAVGDAINRVFISHDRGETWHQADDLPEISEGEFIQDIEFHPSDADHIYVSSYYLGLFESTDSGESWNNINNDMPLPSAPYHFVVSGISINPLNPQNMFISSNNIGVCQSHNGGQNWELFNAGLDSTCGVGEMMFAPGDTTKLYLATAMRSVWSITRTPTGIAVDDNILPLGISLSNYPNPFNARTTISYNLQLPTDVAIDIYDILGRQVETLVNIKQTAGWHQVVWNAESAASGIYFYKLTADGNSDIQKMMLLK